The Verrucomicrobiia bacterium genome window below encodes:
- a CDS encoding bifunctional rhamnulose-1-phosphate aldolase/short-chain dehydrogenase, translating to MKTYKFVNDLWKDEEAAKLKGMDRLVYRSNKLGADQRITNTGGGNTSSKLIEKDPLTGEDVEVLWVKGSGGDLRTSLRENFSSLYQSKLIGLQKSYGARADKGLKSQAEDDMVAAYNHTTFNLNPRASSIDTPLHSFIPGKFVDHMHPNAIISIAASSRCQELTKEIFNGEMDYVPWMRPGFELGLAMQEIVKKNPKAKAIMMGQHGFISWADDDKECYHVTLGYIEQASAYIEAKYQAKGGDAAAFGGAKYQTLAQEKRNEVFAAILPWLRGQVSQQKRFIGTVQDDDKILRYVNSKDAPRLSELGTSCPDHFLRTKIKPLYVDWNPQAEDLAALKTKLKAGIEQYRKDYAAYYEKCKHANSPAMRDANPTVILIPGLGMIAWGKDKSESRVTAEFYNCAVEVMRGAEAIDKYIALPQQEAFDIEYWLLEEAKLKRMPAEKELARQVIVVIGAGSGIGKETAHRLAKEGAHIVCVDLNADAANGTAKELTDKLGQGIGVAGTGLSGCGPAIGLKANITDRASIRQMLNEVALAYGGFDSICVTAGIFVPSDTTGHIPDDKWALTFGINVTGSYLVGDEAAKTWKEQGLRGNLVLTTSANAVVAKKGSLAYDCSKAAANHLVRELSIELSPLVRVNGVAPATVVQGSAMFPRDRVIGSLAKYNIPYTEDEATDSLVKKLAQFYADRTLTKSPITPADQAEAYFLLVTNRLSKTTGQVITVDGGLHEAFLR from the coding sequence ATGAAGACCTATAAATTCGTCAATGACCTGTGGAAGGATGAGGAAGCCGCCAAGCTCAAGGGCATGGATCGCCTCGTGTATCGCTCGAACAAGCTGGGTGCGGATCAGCGCATCACGAATACCGGCGGCGGCAATACTTCCTCCAAGTTGATCGAGAAAGATCCGCTCACGGGTGAAGATGTGGAAGTGCTGTGGGTGAAGGGTTCCGGCGGTGATCTGCGCACGAGCTTGCGCGAGAATTTCTCCTCCCTCTATCAATCCAAACTCATTGGCTTGCAGAAGTCTTATGGTGCGCGCGCGGACAAGGGGCTGAAGTCGCAGGCGGAAGATGACATGGTGGCGGCGTATAACCACACCACGTTCAATCTGAACCCGCGCGCGTCGTCCATCGACACGCCGTTGCACAGTTTCATTCCGGGCAAGTTCGTGGATCACATGCACCCGAACGCGATCATCTCCATCGCGGCGTCCAGCCGTTGCCAGGAGTTGACGAAAGAGATCTTCAACGGCGAGATGGATTACGTGCCGTGGATGCGCCCGGGCTTTGAGCTCGGTCTCGCGATGCAGGAGATCGTGAAGAAGAATCCGAAGGCTAAGGCCATCATGATGGGCCAGCACGGGTTCATCTCTTGGGCGGATGACGACAAGGAATGCTATCACGTGACGCTCGGTTACATCGAGCAGGCGTCCGCTTACATCGAAGCGAAGTATCAGGCTAAGGGCGGCGATGCGGCTGCGTTCGGCGGGGCGAAATATCAGACCCTCGCGCAGGAGAAGCGCAATGAAGTGTTCGCGGCCATCTTGCCGTGGTTGCGCGGCCAAGTGAGCCAGCAGAAACGTTTCATCGGTACGGTGCAGGATGACGACAAGATTCTCCGCTATGTGAATTCCAAGGACGCGCCGCGTCTCTCGGAACTCGGCACGAGCTGCCCGGATCATTTCCTGCGCACGAAGATCAAGCCCTTGTATGTGGACTGGAATCCGCAGGCGGAAGATCTCGCCGCGCTGAAGACGAAGCTCAAGGCGGGCATCGAGCAGTATCGCAAGGATTACGCCGCGTATTACGAGAAGTGCAAGCACGCGAACTCCCCGGCGATGCGTGACGCGAACCCGACGGTCATCCTCATCCCCGGCCTCGGCATGATCGCGTGGGGCAAGGACAAGAGCGAGAGCCGCGTGACGGCTGAATTCTACAACTGCGCCGTGGAAGTGATGCGCGGTGCAGAAGCTATCGATAAATACATCGCGCTGCCGCAGCAGGAAGCGTTCGACATCGAGTACTGGCTGCTCGAAGAAGCGAAGCTGAAGCGCATGCCGGCGGAGAAGGAACTCGCCCGCCAGGTCATTGTCGTGATCGGTGCCGGTTCGGGTATCGGCAAGGAAACGGCGCATCGTCTGGCGAAGGAAGGCGCGCACATCGTGTGCGTGGACTTGAACGCGGACGCGGCGAACGGCACGGCCAAGGAACTGACCGACAAGCTCGGTCAGGGCATCGGCGTGGCGGGCACGGGCCTAAGCGGTTGCGGACCGGCCATCGGCTTGAAGGCGAACATCACAGATCGCGCGAGCATCCGCCAGATGTTGAACGAAGTGGCGCTGGCTTACGGCGGGTTTGATTCCATCTGCGTCACCGCCGGCATCTTCGTGCCGAGCGACACGACGGGTCACATCCCGGATGACAAGTGGGCGCTGACCTTCGGCATCAACGTCACGGGCAGTTACCTCGTGGGTGATGAAGCGGCGAAGACGTGGAAAGAACAGGGTCTGCGCGGCAATCTCGTGCTGACGACCAGCGCGAACGCGGTGGTGGCGAAGAAGGGCAGCTTGGCTTACGATTGCTCGAAGGCCGCCGCGAACCATCTGGTGCGCGAACTCTCCATCGAACTCTCCCCGCTCGTCCGCGTGAACGGCGTGGCTCCGGCCACCGTCGTGCAAGGCTCGGCGATGTTCCCGCGCGATCGCGTCATCGGCTCGCTCGCGAAATACAACATCCCCTACACGGAAGATGAAGCGACGGATTCGCTGGTGAAGAAACTGGCGCAATTCTACGCCGATCGCACGCTCACGAAGAGCCCGATCACCCCGGCCGACCAGGCGGAAGCCTACTTCCTGCTGGTGACGAACCGCCTGAGCAAGACGACGGGTCAGGTCATCACGGTGGACGGTGGCTTGCACGAGGCGTTCCTCCGTTAA
- the aroF gene encoding 3-deoxy-7-phosphoheptulonate synthase, translating into MIIVLKPNLSRKDEQAVLREIRRLGYQPHVMRGVARTVIGAIGDERKNHTLETLTSMTQVESVMPIQKRFKLVSREAHPANSTIKVGKDIVIGGSKVQIMAGPCSVESEKQLLTTAHAVKAAGATILRGGAFKPRTSPYEFQGLGEKGLKLLAKARKETGLAVITELLSEQHVELVAEYADILQIGARNAQNFQLLIAAAKTGKPVLLKRGLSMKIEEWLLAGEYVLANENPNLMFCERGIRTFETYTRNTLDLTTVPIIKKESHCPIVIDPSQGAGRADLVASMCKGAVAMGADALLIEVHPNPAEALSDGAQQVTLDGFAKLVKELKPILAAVGRE; encoded by the coding sequence ATGATCATCGTATTGAAACCGAACCTTAGTCGTAAGGACGAACAGGCCGTGCTCCGCGAGATCCGCAGGCTCGGCTACCAACCGCACGTGATGCGTGGCGTCGCACGCACGGTCATCGGTGCAATCGGGGACGAGCGCAAGAATCACACGCTGGAAACGCTCACCAGCATGACGCAGGTGGAGAGCGTGATGCCCATCCAGAAGCGCTTCAAGCTGGTGAGCCGCGAGGCGCATCCGGCGAACTCTACCATCAAGGTGGGCAAGGACATCGTCATCGGCGGCAGCAAGGTGCAGATCATGGCGGGGCCTTGCTCGGTGGAGAGCGAGAAGCAATTGCTCACCACCGCTCATGCCGTGAAGGCAGCCGGTGCAACCATCTTGCGAGGTGGCGCTTTCAAGCCGCGCACATCGCCCTACGAGTTCCAAGGTCTCGGCGAGAAAGGACTCAAACTTCTCGCCAAGGCGCGGAAGGAAACGGGTCTCGCGGTTATCACCGAACTGCTCTCCGAACAGCACGTCGAGCTGGTGGCAGAATACGCGGACATCCTCCAGATCGGCGCGCGCAATGCGCAGAACTTCCAATTGCTCATCGCCGCCGCGAAGACCGGTAAGCCCGTGCTGCTCAAGCGCGGTCTCTCGATGAAGATCGAGGAATGGTTGCTGGCGGGCGAATACGTCCTGGCGAATGAGAACCCGAACCTGATGTTCTGCGAACGCGGCATCCGCACGTTCGAGACCTACACGCGCAACACGCTGGACCTGACCACGGTGCCGATCATCAAAAAAGAATCGCACTGCCCCATCGTCATCGACCCAAGCCAGGGCGCAGGTCGTGCGGACCTCGTCGCCTCCATGTGCAAAGGTGCCGTCGCCATGGGTGCCGATGCGTTACTCATTGAAGTGCATCCGAATCCCGCCGAAGCCCTCAGCGACGGCGCGCAGCAAGTCACGCTGGATGGCTTCGCGAAGTTGGTGAAAGAATTGAAGCCGATCCTAGCGGCAGTGGGCCGGGAGTAA
- a CDS encoding uracil-DNA glycosylase family protein has translation MATTKTSEALIAAAADLRDAVDHLTFAAPISHVYNPLDYAWGPHTTYLKRFGATKKRVILLGMNPGPFGMAQIGIPFGEIAAARDWMGINEPVGKPKDESPKRPVEGFDCPRSEVSGRRLWGLFAQRFGPADKFFADHFVANYCPLAFLEGGSRNITPDKLPAAESAPLYAACDVHLGRLVDILQPEWLIGIGGFAEERALAVAEKHPVKVGRILHPSPASPAANKDWAGNATRGLVKLGIWEE, from the coding sequence ATGGCTACTACCAAAACATCGGAAGCCCTCATCGCTGCTGCAGCGGATTTGCGTGATGCGGTTGATCACCTGACTTTCGCAGCGCCGATCTCGCATGTTTACAACCCGCTGGATTACGCGTGGGGACCGCATACCACGTATCTGAAACGGTTCGGGGCTACTAAGAAGCGCGTCATCCTACTGGGCATGAATCCCGGGCCCTTCGGCATGGCGCAGATCGGGATTCCGTTCGGAGAGATCGCGGCAGCGCGGGATTGGATGGGGATCAATGAGCCGGTGGGCAAGCCGAAGGATGAAAGCCCAAAGCGTCCGGTGGAGGGTTTCGATTGTCCGCGTTCCGAAGTGAGCGGGCGGCGGTTGTGGGGCTTGTTTGCGCAACGCTTTGGCCCGGCGGACAAATTCTTCGCGGATCATTTTGTGGCGAATTATTGCCCGCTCGCGTTCCTCGAAGGCGGTTCACGTAACATCACCCCGGACAAGCTGCCTGCGGCTGAGAGTGCCCCGCTCTACGCCGCTTGCGATGTGCACTTGGGCCGATTGGTAGATATCTTGCAGCCGGAATGGCTCATCGGCATCGGCGGGTTTGCGGAGGAGCGGGCATTGGCAGTGGCGGAGAAACATCCGGTGAAGGTGGGGCGGATTTTACATCCGAGTCCGGCCAGTCCGGCAGCGAACAAGGATTGGGCGGGGAATGCGACGAGGGGTTTGGTGAAATTGGGGATTTGGGAGGAGTGA
- a CDS encoding PVC-type heme-binding CxxCH protein, with product MKRPFIALFALVAVLASALVTEAAELRVFIRGGAKSHGPGAHEHERFLGDWTKLLTERGMKVSGGMEFPTEAELDKTDLLVMYSQEGGEIPADKRAGLEKFLKRGGGITVIHTASVPKTKEGADYLKSIIGGTWVPGTTKWLEGPMSLYYVNRTHAITTGVANYDMNDEIYYDMDISPDVTILAGAYTPNVSAARKNDQRGQPGKGKITVYDIQPQMWTYEKTLSGGQPYRSFVHIPGHMYTNFSQPHFRAVLLRGMAWSAKRSNVDEFCTKEELASLRYPAGGPQRPDKALEQLVIHPDFKVKLVASEPLINKVMNVDWDPQGRLWVAETPEYPDGRFANDTQDLVQRWVDGKADPATGRYDRKAFDKISMLTDTDGDGVMDKKTIFYEGLELVTSFVFHKDGVIVAQAPDILWLRDTNGDGKADKVETLYTGLGTRDTHAVLNNIRWGFDGWIYGTHGYSASQKVTNGDGSKNFGTIGSGVIRFKPDGSAIEQYSSKGGNTWGLQVAWDNEVFYTQPTSGDLLMNVVLPEANLSKGRMPGVNSFSVVRKTHATHPAIPYDQLPYVQIDFVGQFTAAAGCVIYGGGSWPEAYNYNYFTTEPTINIVHHETVSPSGVSFTAARVPDRENVEFIAGKDYWFRPIEVRTGPDGAVYMVDFYNQAAIHNDTRGPKHGPRNAAIRPDRDHYYGRIWRIDHKDAKKLTIPKLSAKDTDGLITALRHPNDNVRLNAVRLLVETGDAKLANKLTPLMDAKENAATRVAALWTLQRIGGLSEATLVAAVKSDSLPVKKNGLKVAQLPPTSQRGPETQLHQALNQMLLDANPQVQLQALIALGSFEVDDDVAAALIAVYPKLTDGYLQSAALGVANSAPRKMIETALASANPTPLRPLVMSLTQKLADKQDAEEAANLVIAMAGKPATADPLKQAILEGLVQNLNATTRPEWSVALQAAVEKLLKSPNDDLAIAALPLTVRWDTGRKLDDTVNPLLQEMIGSLSKADKSDDERLKTAKALLAVRHVNESIVTGVSAVLGSNASENLQRSILEAFGDLQGAKIGTLLVETYPKLNAGLQSVAFTQITKRGPWTESFLDAMKAKKIELASISPANIHRLRTHANREVSEKANKVLDDLRGPEAKEKDAIIAKLTPAVEKPGDVTKGKELFMQNCANCHKLGNDGKDVGPVLTGMGAHGPGELLVHIIDPNRALEHNYAAINFETKDGESYDGIIAQENNQSVIIKNAAGEMEIKKSNIKSRRNTGMSLMPNGFEALGEESLRDLLAFMCAGDQKYRFLDLSKVYTADSRRGLYIKEENVNDTLKFTKFGNVNVEGVPFYIADPAKYGRNLLQLKGGGNDTYSFTMPQKVEVKMGYAAGRLHFLGGVAGWGHPYTPGANALKVTVHYADGQKEELVAKNGDQFADFIRVVEVPGSRLTQGLVKENQLRWYTHSLKRSNVVIEKVTIESFANGLAPTTVAITAELPGADGKMEPMKVASLAPVAPPAPAKPFEWGKGTKVLLVGGGSSHDYNRFFNFADIAILKTAGMTANYTEDPAVTAKELPNVDVAVFSVNRNGFQTPELRAALNKHIAAGKGLVLLHPGVWYNWGDWPEYNKTIAGGGSRGHDKLGEFEVKVTNAAHPIMKDVPATFLITDELYYFIPDTAGTPIEVLATADSKIKNATFPQVFVVKHPQTKIAAITLGHDARAHDLQAYKTLLINAVNWTKK from the coding sequence ATGAAACGTCCGTTCATCGCCTTATTTGCCCTCGTCGCTGTCTTGGCTTCCGCCTTGGTGACGGAGGCGGCCGAGCTCCGCGTCTTTATCCGCGGCGGCGCTAAATCCCATGGTCCCGGTGCGCACGAGCACGAGCGCTTCCTCGGCGACTGGACCAAGCTTCTCACCGAGCGCGGCATGAAGGTGAGTGGCGGCATGGAATTCCCCACCGAGGCCGAACTGGATAAGACCGACCTGCTGGTGATGTATTCGCAGGAAGGCGGCGAGATCCCGGCGGACAAGCGCGCGGGCCTCGAGAAGTTCCTGAAGCGCGGCGGCGGCATCACGGTGATCCACACCGCGAGTGTGCCGAAGACGAAGGAAGGCGCGGATTACCTGAAGTCCATCATTGGTGGCACGTGGGTGCCCGGCACCACGAAGTGGTTGGAAGGGCCGATGTCCCTCTACTACGTGAATCGCACGCACGCGATCACCACGGGCGTGGCGAACTACGACATGAACGACGAGATCTATTATGACATGGATATCTCGCCGGACGTCACAATCCTCGCCGGTGCTTACACGCCGAACGTCTCCGCGGCGCGCAAGAACGACCAGCGCGGCCAGCCGGGCAAGGGCAAGATCACGGTGTATGACATCCAGCCGCAGATGTGGACGTATGAGAAGACGTTGAGCGGCGGTCAGCCGTATCGCTCGTTCGTCCATATCCCGGGTCACATGTATACGAACTTCAGCCAGCCGCATTTCCGCGCGGTGTTGCTGCGCGGCATGGCTTGGTCCGCCAAGCGCTCGAACGTGGATGAGTTCTGCACGAAGGAAGAGCTGGCTTCATTGCGTTACCCGGCGGGCGGACCGCAACGCCCGGACAAGGCGTTGGAACAATTGGTCATCCATCCTGACTTCAAGGTGAAGCTGGTGGCGAGCGAACCGCTCATCAACAAGGTGATGAACGTGGACTGGGATCCGCAAGGCCGTCTCTGGGTGGCGGAAACGCCGGAGTATCCGGATGGCCGTTTCGCGAATGACACGCAGGATCTCGTGCAGCGCTGGGTCGATGGCAAAGCCGATCCCGCCACAGGTCGCTATGACCGCAAGGCGTTCGACAAGATCTCCATGCTCACGGATACGGATGGCGATGGTGTGATGGACAAGAAAACGATCTTCTACGAGGGCCTCGAACTGGTGACGAGCTTCGTGTTCCACAAGGACGGCGTGATCGTGGCGCAAGCACCGGACATCCTCTGGCTGCGCGATACGAATGGTGACGGCAAGGCGGACAAGGTGGAGACGCTTTACACGGGCCTCGGCACGCGCGACACGCACGCGGTGCTGAACAACATCCGCTGGGGTTTCGATGGCTGGATCTACGGCACGCACGGTTACAGCGCGAGCCAGAAGGTCACGAATGGTGACGGCTCGAAGAACTTCGGCACGATCGGTTCCGGTGTGATCCGCTTCAAGCCGGATGGCTCCGCGATCGAGCAGTATTCCTCCAAGGGCGGTAACACTTGGGGCCTGCAAGTGGCTTGGGATAACGAAGTGTTCTACACGCAACCGACGAGCGGTGACTTGCTCATGAACGTGGTGTTGCCGGAGGCGAATCTCTCCAAGGGCCGCATGCCGGGCGTGAACAGCTTCAGCGTGGTGCGCAAGACGCACGCGACGCATCCGGCGATCCCGTATGATCAACTGCCTTATGTGCAGATCGATTTCGTGGGCCAGTTCACGGCGGCGGCAGGTTGCGTGATCTACGGCGGCGGTTCCTGGCCGGAAGCTTATAACTACAATTACTTCACCACTGAGCCGACGATCAACATCGTGCATCATGAGACGGTGAGCCCGAGCGGCGTGAGCTTCACAGCAGCGCGCGTGCCGGATCGCGAGAATGTGGAATTCATCGCGGGCAAGGATTACTGGTTCCGCCCGATCGAAGTGCGCACCGGTCCTGATGGCGCGGTTTACATGGTGGACTTCTACAATCAGGCGGCGATCCATAACGACACACGCGGTCCGAAGCATGGCCCGCGGAACGCCGCCATCCGCCCGGATCGTGATCACTACTACGGCCGTATCTGGCGCATCGACCACAAGGACGCGAAGAAGCTGACGATTCCGAAGCTGAGCGCGAAGGATACGGATGGTTTGATCACGGCCTTGCGTCATCCGAATGACAACGTGCGACTGAACGCGGTGCGCCTCCTCGTGGAGACGGGTGATGCGAAGCTCGCGAACAAGCTCACGCCGCTGATGGATGCGAAGGAAAACGCCGCCACGCGCGTGGCCGCTCTGTGGACATTGCAACGCATCGGTGGTTTGAGCGAAGCAACGCTCGTGGCTGCCGTGAAGTCCGATTCGTTGCCAGTGAAGAAGAACGGCTTGAAGGTGGCGCAACTGCCGCCGACCTCACAGCGGGGGCCGGAAACGCAATTGCATCAGGCGTTGAACCAGATGTTGCTGGATGCGAATCCGCAAGTGCAGTTGCAGGCGCTCATCGCCCTCGGCAGCTTCGAGGTGGATGATGATGTGGCCGCCGCGCTCATCGCCGTGTATCCGAAGCTCACGGATGGTTACCTGCAATCCGCTGCGCTCGGCGTGGCGAACAGCGCCCCGCGCAAGATGATCGAGACGGCATTGGCCTCGGCAAATCCCACGCCGCTGCGTCCGCTGGTGATGTCTCTCACGCAGAAGCTTGCGGACAAGCAGGACGCAGAAGAGGCGGCGAATCTGGTCATCGCGATGGCGGGCAAGCCAGCTACGGCGGACCCGCTGAAGCAGGCGATCCTCGAGGGCCTGGTGCAAAACTTGAACGCCACGACGCGTCCGGAATGGTCGGTGGCGCTGCAAGCGGCGGTGGAGAAATTACTGAAGTCCCCGAATGACGACCTCGCCATCGCGGCGTTGCCGTTGACGGTGCGTTGGGACACGGGCCGCAAGCTGGATGACACGGTGAACCCGCTTCTGCAGGAGATGATCGGTTCACTGAGCAAGGCGGACAAGAGCGATGACGAACGCCTGAAGACGGCGAAGGCTCTCTTGGCCGTGCGTCATGTGAATGAAAGCATCGTCACCGGCGTGAGTGCGGTCCTCGGCAGCAATGCTTCGGAGAATCTGCAACGCAGCATCCTCGAAGCTTTCGGTGATCTGCAAGGCGCGAAGATCGGCACGTTGCTGGTGGAGACTTACCCGAAACTGAATGCGGGTCTGCAATCTGTGGCCTTCACGCAGATCACGAAGCGTGGTCCGTGGACGGAGTCCTTCCTCGATGCGATGAAGGCCAAGAAGATCGAGTTGGCGAGCATCAGCCCGGCGAACATCCATCGTCTGCGCACGCACGCGAATCGTGAGGTCTCGGAGAAAGCGAACAAAGTGCTCGACGATCTGCGCGGACCGGAAGCGAAGGAGAAGGATGCGATCATCGCGAAGCTGACGCCAGCGGTCGAGAAACCCGGTGATGTCACGAAGGGCAAGGAACTCTTCATGCAGAACTGCGCGAACTGCCACAAGCTCGGCAATGACGGCAAAGACGTCGGTCCGGTGCTGACGGGCATGGGCGCGCATGGTCCGGGCGAATTGCTGGTACACATCATCGATCCGAATCGCGCGCTGGAACACAACTACGCCGCCATCAACTTCGAGACGAAGGACGGCGAGAGTTACGATGGCATCATCGCGCAGGAGAACAACCAGTCCGTTATCATCAAAAATGCGGCGGGCGAGATGGAGATCAAGAAGAGCAACATCAAGAGCCGTCGTAACACCGGCATGTCACTCATGCCGAACGGATTCGAAGCGCTGGGTGAAGAGAGCCTGCGCGATTTGCTCGCCTTCATGTGCGCGGGTGATCAGAAGTATCGCTTCCTCGATCTGAGCAAGGTTTACACGGCAGATTCACGCCGCGGCCTTTACATCAAGGAAGAGAATGTAAACGACACGTTGAAGTTCACCAAGTTCGGCAATGTGAATGTGGAAGGCGTGCCCTTCTACATCGCGGACCCGGCGAAGTATGGCCGCAACCTGCTGCAGTTGAAAGGCGGCGGGAATGACACCTACTCATTCACGATGCCGCAAAAAGTGGAAGTGAAGATGGGGTATGCCGCAGGCCGGTTGCACTTCCTCGGTGGTGTCGCGGGCTGGGGCCATCCTTACACGCCGGGTGCGAATGCACTGAAGGTCACGGTGCATTATGCCGATGGCCAGAAGGAAGAACTGGTGGCGAAGAACGGCGATCAGTTCGCCGACTTCATCCGCGTGGTGGAAGTGCCCGGCTCACGCCTCACGCAGGGCTTGGTGAAAGAAAACCAACTCCGCTGGTACACACACTCCCTCAAGCGCAGTAATGTGGTGATCGAGAAGGTTACTATCGAGAGCTTCGCGAATGGCTTGGCACCGACGACCGTGGCGATCACGGCGGAATTGCCGGGTGCGGATGGCAAAATGGAACCCATGAAGGTGGCTTCGCTCGCACCTGTGGCACCGCCCGCTCCGGCGAAGCCGTTCGAGTGGGGCAAGGGCACGAAGGTATTGCTCGTGGGTGGCGGCAGCTCGCATGACTACAACCGCTTCTTCAACTTCGCGGATATCGCGATCTTGAAAACCGCGGGCATGACGGCGAATTACACGGAAGATCCCGCCGTCACCGCCAAGGAACTGCCGAACGTGGACGTGGCGGTGTTCAGCGTGAATCGCAACGGCTTCCAGACACCGGAACTGCGGGCGGCCTTGAACAAGCACATCGCGGCGGGCAAGGGCCTCGTGCTCCTGCATCCAGGCGTGTGGTATAACTGGGGCGACTGGCCGGAGTATAACAAGACCATCGCTGGCGGTGGCTCACGCGGTCACGACAAGCTGGGCGAGTTCGAAGTGAAGGTGACGAATGCGGCGCATCCAATCATGAAGGATGTGCCCGCGACGTTCCTGATCACGGATGAGTTGTACTACTTTATCCCGGACACCGCAGGCACGCCGATCGAAGTGCTCGCCACGGCGGATTCGAAGATCAAGAATGCGACCTTCCCGCAAGTGTTCGTGGTGAAACATCCGCAAACCAAGATTGCGGCGATCACGCTCGGTCACGATGCCCGAGCGCATGATTTGCAAGCTTACAAGACGCTGCTTATCAACGCGGTGAACTGGACGAAGAAGTAG
- a CDS encoding type II secretion system protein, whose translation MKRVFSQRRHRGFNLIELLVVLAVLFIFFGLLFPPMGGSRKGDPKIGRCMTNLKQLSVVMQMYSADQANLLPWQTYEIAGQTNSARKLILPNRSVRQNLDVFTNYTGNSPKLFLCPADPKRSLKNNRPDAGNLGASYFVGLNEYFNAATVPMLGDRNISPAAGQPLYSSVKGKPVLVDTNSSAWGEMANNKFHEGKGAFGFTDGHAEWGRSPKELLSYATGAGVTNANWFLFPQ comes from the coding sequence ATGAAGCGGGTCTTTTCTCAACGACGCCATCGCGGTTTTAACCTGATAGAATTGCTGGTGGTGCTGGCAGTTCTCTTCATCTTTTTCGGCCTGCTTTTTCCTCCCATGGGCGGATCTCGCAAGGGTGACCCTAAGATTGGCCGTTGCATGACTAATTTGAAACAATTGAGTGTCGTGATGCAGATGTATTCTGCAGATCAGGCAAATCTCTTGCCTTGGCAGACGTATGAAATCGCGGGCCAGACCAACTCCGCCAGAAAACTCATTTTACCCAATCGCTCGGTGAGACAAAATCTGGATGTGTTCACCAATTATACGGGGAATTCTCCTAAACTCTTCCTGTGCCCAGCCGATCCAAAACGCAGTCTGAAAAACAATCGGCCTGATGCGGGAAATCTGGGGGCCAGTTACTTCGTCGGATTGAATGAGTATTTCAATGCCGCCACTGTGCCGATGCTAGGCGATAGAAATATTTCTCCTGCGGCAGGTCAGCCACTTTACTCCAGTGTGAAAGGCAAACCGGTACTCGTGGATACTAACTCGTCTGCGTGGGGTGAAATGGCAAATAATAAATTTCATGAAGGTAAGGGCGCGTTTGGTTTCACCGATGGCCATGCGGAATGGGGCCGTTCTCCTAAAGAACTCTTATCGTATGCAACTGGCGCAGGTGTCACGAACGCGAACTGGTTTTTGTTCCCCCAGTAA